A genomic segment from Propionibacteriaceae bacterium ZF39 encodes:
- the thrB gene encoding homoserine kinase — MPRGALPEALPAGRRAHLRVPANSANLGPGFDSLGLAFDWFDDCTLEVLESGVEVEVTGEGQRFVPRDRSHLVLRCLDRGLAALGARAPGVRLIAHNTIPHTRGLGSSAAATVAGLLAAWALARPGIEPDRQWLLTQSNAVEGHPDNVAAAIFGGFVITWVDDENEPGAVHAAGAPVHPDVRVVAYVHPEPVATRAARKALPARVPHDEAARNSGRAALLTHAMTSAPELLHAATREWLHQDYRADLMPEAMGLVRDLRRRGFGAVISGAGPTVLVLTDAERAAELDGSEAGDFHVHRLGIGGPAELLA; from the coding sequence ATGCCCAGGGGCGCGCTCCCCGAGGCCCTTCCGGCCGGGCGCCGCGCCCACCTACGCGTACCCGCGAATTCCGCCAACCTCGGCCCCGGATTCGACAGTCTCGGGCTGGCGTTCGACTGGTTCGACGACTGCACGCTCGAGGTTCTCGAGTCGGGTGTCGAGGTCGAGGTCACCGGGGAGGGACAGCGATTCGTCCCGAGGGATCGGTCCCACCTGGTCCTGCGCTGCCTTGATCGCGGACTGGCAGCGCTCGGGGCCCGGGCGCCGGGCGTACGCCTGATCGCCCACAACACGATCCCGCACACCCGCGGCCTCGGTTCGTCGGCCGCCGCCACGGTGGCGGGGCTGCTCGCCGCCTGGGCCCTGGCCCGGCCGGGGATCGAGCCCGACCGGCAGTGGCTGCTCACCCAGTCCAACGCGGTCGAGGGGCATCCCGACAATGTGGCCGCGGCCATCTTCGGCGGATTCGTGATCACCTGGGTCGACGACGAGAACGAGCCCGGTGCGGTGCATGCGGCCGGTGCGCCCGTCCACCCCGATGTGCGTGTCGTCGCCTATGTGCATCCCGAACCGGTGGCGACCCGCGCCGCGCGGAAGGCTCTGCCGGCCCGGGTTCCCCACGACGAGGCGGCGCGCAATTCCGGTCGCGCGGCCCTCCTGACCCACGCGATGACCAGCGCGCCCGAGTTGTTGCACGCCGCCACCCGCGAATGGCTCCACCAGGACTATCGGGCCGACCTCATGCCCGAGGCCATGGGGCTCGTGCGCGACCTGCGCCGTCGGGGCTTCGGTGCGGTCATCAGCGGGGCCGGCCCCACGGTGCTCGTGCTGACCGACGCCGAGCGCGCGGCGGAGCTCGATGGCAGCGAGGCCGGGGACTTCCACGTGCACCGGTTGGGCATTGGCGGCCCCGCGGAGTTGTTGGCCTGA
- a CDS encoding glycosyltransferase 87 family protein has translation MPPSPSAPVAPPAVGSERGMIIDLPLRWVLIIVVFSRLLIAANWVWLQDFGLGDVPYYVDRAGMLADLGVGVTLREYPTPLAGLLFLPWLLGGGQEGAYLFWFVTLVLVADLALCVLLWRSGLPGRGWAIVVWSAVGALLGPLIWLRVDLFPAVLVGAGALLMVTRPAVAGVLLALGAGLKLWPGVLAGFLVDRNVLRRGSWRTPVLAFAGTGVLIVVLSVAAGGWDRLVSPLTWQSDRGLQIESVPATALMALHAGDPNTWAVQMSHYQAFELFGPGVAETLVVSDVLTLVGALVGVLVLVRSWLAPAADRFARTETVAIGMLAAISLLIVTNKTLSPQYVIWLAGPLAVLVALRGFRVRRTRRLVALVGLVAGLTHLVYPVWYGHLNGMDPHPVGTPLGTAALVARNLLLVVLTVVTVHASLFTNRPKERADTMPSGL, from the coding sequence GTGCCGCCCTCTCCTTCCGCACCTGTCGCCCCGCCCGCCGTCGGTTCCGAACGCGGCATGATCATTGACCTTCCCCTGCGCTGGGTGCTGATCATCGTGGTGTTCTCGCGGCTGCTCATCGCGGCCAACTGGGTCTGGCTCCAGGACTTCGGGCTCGGCGATGTCCCCTACTACGTCGATCGCGCCGGGATGCTGGCGGATCTCGGAGTCGGCGTCACCCTGCGCGAATACCCGACGCCCCTGGCCGGGCTCCTCTTTCTGCCCTGGCTGCTCGGCGGGGGCCAGGAGGGTGCCTATCTGTTCTGGTTCGTCACGCTGGTGCTCGTCGCCGATCTCGCCCTGTGTGTGCTGCTGTGGCGATCCGGGCTGCCCGGGCGGGGATGGGCGATCGTGGTGTGGTCTGCCGTCGGGGCGTTGTTGGGCCCCCTGATCTGGCTGCGGGTCGATCTCTTCCCGGCCGTGCTGGTCGGCGCCGGCGCGCTGTTGATGGTCACCCGGCCGGCGGTGGCCGGCGTACTCCTCGCGCTCGGCGCCGGCCTCAAGCTGTGGCCGGGCGTACTCGCCGGCTTCCTCGTGGATCGCAACGTCCTCCGCCGCGGCTCCTGGCGTACGCCTGTCCTCGCGTTCGCCGGCACCGGAGTCCTCATCGTGGTCCTCAGCGTGGCAGCGGGCGGCTGGGACCGGCTCGTGTCACCGCTGACGTGGCAGAGCGACCGCGGCCTGCAGATCGAGTCGGTGCCTGCGACCGCACTGATGGCACTGCACGCCGGCGACCCGAACACCTGGGCGGTGCAGATGTCGCACTACCAGGCATTCGAACTGTTTGGGCCGGGAGTTGCGGAGACCCTGGTCGTCTCCGATGTCCTGACGCTCGTGGGGGCGCTGGTGGGCGTACTCGTCCTCGTCCGCAGTTGGCTGGCCCCCGCCGCCGACCGCTTCGCCCGGACCGAGACCGTCGCGATCGGCATGCTCGCCGCCATCAGCCTGCTGATCGTCACCAACAAGACCCTCAGCCCGCAGTACGTGATCTGGCTGGCCGGTCCCCTGGCGGTGCTCGTGGCGCTCCGCGGATTTCGCGTACGCCGGACTCGGCGCCTGGTCGCGCTGGTCGGTCTCGTTGCGGGATTGACCCACCTGGTCTACCCGGTCTGGTACGGCCATCTGAACGGCATGGACCCCCACCCGGTCGGCACTCCCCTGGGCACCGCTGCGCTGGTCGCCCGGAACCTCCTGCTGGTGGTCCTCACGGTTGTGACGGTCCATGCGTCACTTTTCACAAACAGGCCGAAGGAACGGGCGGACACGATGCCCTCAGGGCTCTGA
- the lysA gene encoding diaminopimelate decarboxylase encodes MTHMHVAGSIHADTVTPAPKWLSTPVDVNALNPKLWSQTVVRNAEGALEVGGLDVREIVERVDTPAYVMDEVDFRARARAFRDAFSGWDVYYAAKSFLCTISARWIAEEGLCMDVCSGNELTVALAGGMPAARIGFHGNNKTVAELTQAVEAGVGRIIIDSMTEIERLQAICAEREVTARVMVRVTAGVEAHTHEYIATAHEDQKFGLSITGGQALEGLLACHAAPNIELRGVHSHIGSQIFETAGFEVAIRRTLELHRAFLDATGEHLPELDLGGGFGIAYIAADQPRSAEHLAGAMQALVHRECRGLELDQVPHLSIEPGRAISGTPGMALYRVGTVKMVTLAEGVQRCYVSVDGGMSDNIRPALYGAEYSATLASRASDAGPLLCRVVGKHCESGDILVRDEFLPADIAPGDLIAVPAAGAYSRSMASNYNHALKPPVVGVRDGELRTLIRRETMQDLLALDAGWTPDA; translated from the coding sequence ATGACTCACATGCACGTGGCCGGCTCGATTCACGCCGACACGGTGACGCCCGCCCCGAAGTGGTTGAGCACGCCGGTCGATGTCAACGCGCTCAACCCGAAGTTGTGGTCACAGACCGTCGTGCGCAACGCCGAGGGCGCGCTCGAGGTCGGCGGCCTCGACGTGCGGGAGATCGTCGAGCGGGTCGATACGCCGGCGTACGTGATGGACGAAGTCGACTTCCGCGCGCGGGCCCGCGCCTTCCGCGATGCTTTCTCCGGTTGGGATGTCTACTACGCGGCCAAGTCGTTCCTGTGCACGATCAGCGCCCGCTGGATCGCCGAAGAGGGCCTGTGCATGGATGTCTGTTCGGGCAATGAGCTGACGGTCGCCCTGGCCGGCGGGATGCCGGCCGCGCGAATCGGCTTCCACGGCAACAACAAGACGGTCGCCGAGCTGACCCAGGCGGTCGAGGCCGGCGTGGGGCGCATCATCATCGACTCGATGACCGAGATCGAGCGGCTGCAGGCGATCTGCGCCGAGCGCGAGGTCACGGCGCGGGTGATGGTGCGCGTGACGGCGGGTGTCGAGGCGCACACGCACGAATACATCGCGACCGCGCACGAAGACCAGAAGTTCGGCCTGTCGATCACCGGCGGCCAGGCGCTCGAGGGACTCCTGGCCTGTCACGCGGCCCCCAACATCGAGCTCCGCGGTGTCCATTCCCACATCGGCTCCCAGATCTTCGAGACCGCGGGCTTCGAGGTCGCCATCCGGCGCACGCTCGAACTGCATCGCGCGTTCCTCGATGCGACCGGCGAGCACCTGCCGGAACTCGACCTCGGCGGCGGCTTCGGCATCGCCTACATCGCGGCCGACCAGCCGCGCTCCGCCGAACACCTGGCCGGCGCCATGCAGGCACTCGTGCACCGGGAATGCCGCGGGCTGGAACTCGACCAGGTGCCCCACCTGTCGATCGAACCTGGTCGCGCCATCAGTGGTACGCCCGGCATGGCGCTCTATCGCGTCGGCACGGTCAAGATGGTGACCCTGGCCGAGGGCGTGCAGCGCTGCTATGTGTCGGTGGACGGGGGCATGAGCGACAACATCCGGCCGGCGCTCTATGGCGCCGAATATTCCGCGACCCTCGCGTCGCGGGCCTCCGACGCCGGTCCGCTCCTGTGTCGCGTGGTCGGGAAGCACTGCGAATCGGGTGACATCCTCGTGCGGGACGAGTTCCTGCCGGCCGATATCGCCCCCGGTGACCTCATCGCCGTCCCGGCGGCCGGGGCGTACAGCCGATCCATGGCCAGCAACTACAACCACGCGCTCAAGCCGCCCGTCGTGGGGGTGCGTGACGGTGAACTCCGCACGCTCATCCGTCGTGAGACGATGCAGGACCTGCTCGCCCTCGACGCCGGCTGGACGCCTGACGCCTGA
- the rho gene encoding transcription termination factor Rho, which yields MTETTEATSTAPGNDAVIAAESSSAGRRRKGSGLDAMLLPELKQLASSLGLRGTGAMRKSALIDAIRSAQNGGGAAPTRGERPARQATRPDTSTENRTSSDEPAERTQRSALSTERAENRSAERAENRSTERAAEAPNTDQPAGRGGDDRNNGNNNSNGDGGSDRRDGRRTRRDRNRDDSGPDEDTRRELGRRLEAELGGSPNRQTESGGGSSRQGDSGEDDSSDSGDRRSQGARRGGDDQQNRQSNQRDNRDFDDDGGNRRGRRRRNRDRQNRRNRGTGMDRLDAEPVISEDDVLVTVAGILDVLDSYAFVRTGGYFPGPDDAYVSLSMVKKFGLRKGDVITGALRQPREGERREKFNPLVRLDTVNGGEPEKAKGRVEFSKLTPLYPQERLRLETTPLNMTGRIIDLVSPIGKGQRGLIVSPPKAGKTMIMQNIANAITENNPEVHLMVVLVDERPEEVTDFQRTVSGEVIASTFDRPASDHTIVAELAIERAKRLVEMGKDVVVLLDGITRLGRAYNIAAPASGRILSGGVDSAALYPPKKFFGAARNIENGGSLTILATALIETGSKMDEVIFEEFKGTGNMELRLRREFADKRIFPAIDAVQSGTRREELLLGREELAIIWKLRRVLSGLDGQQALEMLLNRMKKTKSNNEFLLVISKTTPGRDD from the coding sequence GTGACAGAAACCACCGAAGCGACGTCCACCGCGCCCGGCAATGACGCTGTGATCGCGGCGGAGAGTTCCTCTGCGGGACGTCGCCGCAAGGGATCGGGCCTGGATGCGATGCTCCTGCCGGAGTTGAAGCAGCTCGCCTCATCCCTCGGCCTGCGTGGCACCGGAGCGATGCGCAAGAGCGCGCTCATCGACGCCATCAGGTCGGCCCAGAACGGAGGGGGCGCCGCGCCGACGCGCGGCGAGCGTCCCGCTCGTCAGGCCACCCGGCCCGACACGAGCACTGAAAACCGGACCAGCTCCGACGAGCCGGCCGAGCGTACGCAGCGGAGTGCGCTGTCCACCGAGCGGGCCGAGAACCGGTCCGCAGAGCGCGCCGAGAACCGGTCCACGGAGCGGGCCGCCGAGGCGCCGAACACCGATCAGCCTGCGGGACGCGGCGGTGACGACCGCAACAACGGCAACAACAACAGCAACGGTGACGGCGGATCCGACCGGCGGGACGGCCGGCGTACGCGCCGGGATCGCAACCGGGACGACTCCGGCCCCGACGAGGACACTCGGCGTGAGCTCGGCCGTCGCCTCGAAGCCGAGCTGGGCGGCAGCCCCAACCGGCAGACCGAGTCGGGCGGTGGCTCCTCCCGGCAGGGCGACAGCGGCGAGGACGACTCCTCCGACAGCGGCGACCGGCGTTCCCAGGGCGCGCGCCGTGGCGGCGACGACCAGCAGAACCGGCAGTCGAACCAGCGGGACAACCGGGACTTCGACGATGACGGCGGCAACCGCCGCGGCCGCCGACGCCGCAACCGGGACCGCCAGAACCGCCGCAACCGCGGAACGGGCATGGATCGCCTTGACGCCGAGCCCGTGATCTCCGAGGACGATGTCCTCGTCACGGTTGCGGGCATCCTCGATGTGCTCGACTCCTATGCATTCGTGCGGACCGGTGGCTATTTCCCCGGCCCCGACGACGCCTATGTCTCGCTGTCGATGGTGAAGAAGTTCGGGCTCCGCAAGGGTGACGTCATCACCGGCGCGCTGCGCCAGCCGCGCGAGGGCGAGCGCCGGGAGAAGTTCAACCCCCTGGTGCGCCTCGACACCGTCAACGGTGGCGAGCCGGAGAAGGCCAAGGGCCGCGTCGAGTTCTCCAAGCTGACCCCGCTCTATCCCCAGGAGCGGCTGCGTCTGGAGACCACGCCGCTCAACATGACCGGACGCATCATCGACCTGGTGTCGCCGATCGGCAAGGGCCAGCGTGGCCTCATCGTGTCGCCGCCGAAGGCCGGCAAGACGATGATCATGCAGAACATCGCCAATGCGATCACCGAGAACAACCCCGAGGTCCATCTCATGGTGGTCCTGGTGGACGAGCGTCCGGAAGAAGTCACCGACTTCCAGCGCACCGTGTCCGGTGAAGTCATCGCCTCGACGTTCGACCGACCGGCGAGCGACCACACGATCGTCGCCGAGCTCGCGATCGAGCGGGCCAAGCGCCTGGTCGAGATGGGCAAGGACGTCGTCGTGCTGCTCGACGGCATCACGCGACTGGGCCGCGCCTACAACATTGCGGCGCCTGCCTCGGGCCGGATCCTCTCGGGTGGTGTCGACTCCGCGGCGCTCTATCCGCCGAAGAAGTTCTTCGGTGCGGCGCGCAACATCGAGAACGGCGGCTCGCTGACGATTCTCGCGACGGCGCTCATCGAGACCGGCTCGAAGATGGACGAGGTGATCTTCGAGGAGTTCAAGGGCACCGGCAACATGGAGCTGCGGCTGCGGCGCGAGTTCGCCGACAAGCGCATCTTCCCGGCCATCGATGCAGTGCAGTCGGGTACGCGTCGCGAGGAACTCCTGCTCGGTCGGGAGGAGCTCGCCATCATCTGGAAGCTCCGCCGCGTCCTTTCCGGCCTGGACGGGCAGCAGGCTCTCGAGATGCTGCTCAACCGGATGAAGAAGACCAAGTCCAACAACGAGTTCCTGCTGGTGATTTCGAAGACCACGCCGGGACGGGACGACTGA
- a CDS encoding homoserine dehydrogenase, translated as MTTLQSDPTGGPADRPLRVALLGCGVVGSAVARLLTEHASDLTARVGRPLELAGIAVRRTNIDRPGIDPALFTTDADELVARDDVDLVVEVIGGIEPARTLILSAIANGASVVTANKALLAEDGPRLFEAAETAGVDLYYEAAVAGAIPIIRPLRESLVGDDITTVMGIVNGTTNFILDKMHTEGSSFDDVLAEAQALGYAEADPTADVEGFDAAAKAAILAGLAFHSRVTAADVHREGITEISSADIAAAKLMDCTVKALAICTSEEVEGERRISVRTHPAMIPNSHPLASVGGAYNAVVVESTNAGRLMFYGPGAGGDPTASAVMGDLVTIARNRVRGAAGPGESAYAQRPVMGMGEVVTRYFISLEVIDQPGVLATVAASFAEHGVSVQTMRQEALHRAEDGGARLVLVTHSAPESALGATVDALANLSEVHEVLSVMRVEGE; from the coding sequence ATGACCACTCTCCAGTCTGATCCCACCGGCGGACCCGCGGATCGTCCGCTGCGCGTGGCCCTGCTCGGCTGCGGCGTGGTGGGTTCGGCAGTGGCCCGGCTGCTGACCGAGCACGCCAGCGACCTCACGGCCCGGGTCGGCCGGCCGCTGGAGCTCGCGGGCATCGCGGTGCGCCGGACCAACATCGACCGCCCCGGCATTGATCCGGCGCTCTTCACGACCGATGCGGACGAGTTGGTCGCCCGCGACGATGTGGACCTGGTGGTCGAGGTCATCGGCGGCATCGAACCCGCGCGCACGCTGATCCTGAGCGCGATCGCGAACGGTGCGTCCGTGGTGACCGCCAACAAGGCGCTGCTGGCCGAGGACGGCCCGCGGCTGTTCGAGGCGGCAGAAACCGCCGGGGTGGACCTCTACTACGAGGCGGCCGTCGCGGGTGCGATCCCGATCATCCGGCCGCTGCGCGAGTCGCTGGTGGGCGACGACATCACCACGGTCATGGGCATCGTCAACGGAACGACCAACTTCATCCTCGACAAGATGCACACCGAGGGCTCCAGCTTCGACGACGTGCTGGCCGAGGCCCAGGCGCTCGGCTACGCCGAGGCCGATCCGACCGCTGATGTCGAAGGGTTCGACGCAGCAGCCAAGGCCGCCATCCTCGCCGGCCTGGCGTTCCACAGCCGCGTGACGGCCGCCGATGTGCACCGCGAAGGCATCACCGAGATTTCGAGTGCCGACATCGCGGCGGCGAAGCTGATGGACTGCACCGTCAAGGCGCTCGCGATCTGCACGTCCGAGGAGGTCGAGGGCGAGCGCCGGATCTCGGTGCGTACCCATCCGGCCATGATCCCCAACTCCCATCCGCTGGCCTCGGTCGGTGGCGCCTACAACGCCGTCGTCGTCGAGTCCACCAATGCCGGTCGACTCATGTTCTATGGCCCCGGCGCCGGTGGCGACCCGACGGCCTCGGCCGTCATGGGTGACCTCGTCACCATCGCGCGCAACCGGGTCCGGGGCGCGGCGGGGCCGGGGGAGTCGGCGTACGCCCAGCGTCCGGTCATGGGCATGGGCGAGGTCGTCACGCGCTATTTCATCTCGCTCGAGGTGATCGACCAGCCCGGCGTCCTCGCGACGGTGGCGGCCAGCTTCGCCGAGCACGGGGTGTCGGTGCAGACCATGCGTCAGGAGGCCCTGCACCGCGCCGAGGACGGCGGGGCCCGTCTGGTGCTGGTGACCCACTCGGCCCCCGAGAGCGCCCTGGGGGCCACGGTCGACGCGCTCGCCAACCTCTCCGAGGTCCACGAAGTTCTGTCGGTCATGCGGGTGGAGGGAGAGTGA